ACGATCTCCTTGGCCGACCGGAGCTTCTCCCTGCGGCGGCCGGGCTCGCCGTGGATGCCGACGCCGACCTCCATCTCGTCCTCGGGCAGGTCGAAGCCCGGCTTGCCGGAGGCCGGGGTGGTGCAGGCGGTCAGGGCGACGGCGAAGGACCGGGAGGCGGCGTTGACCCGCTTGGCCATCTCGGCGACGGCGGCGAGGTCGGCGCCCCTCTCGGCAAGGGCCCCGGCGATCTTCTCGACGAAGACGGTGGCGCCGGTGCCCCGGCGCCCGGCGGTCCAGGTGGAGTCCTGGACGGCGACGTCGTCGTCGACCAGCACGGTCTCCACCGTGATGCCTTCCTCGGTCGCCAGTTCGGCGGCCATCTGGAAGTTGAGGACGTCACCGGTGTAGTTCTTCACGATGAACAGCACGCCGGAGCCGCCGTTGACGGACTGGGCCGCGATGAGCATCTGGCCGGGCACGGGCGAGGTGAACACCTCCCCGGGGCAGGCGGCGTCCAGCATGCCGAGTCCCACGAAGCCGCCGTGCAGCGGCTCGTGCCCGGAACCCCCACCGGACAGCAGGGCCACCTTGCCCGCTCTGGTGCCGCCCGCGCGGGTGATCACCTTGTTCTCCGCGTCGACCTTCAGCTCCGGGTGAGCGGCGGCGATACCGGCCAGGGCCTCATCCAGCACCGCCTCGGGGGCGTTGATGAGCTTCTTCACGACAGGGCTCCTTGGGCATCGGCGGGCTCGACGGCCCGGTTCCCGGCTGCGTGTGCGGCGGCGGCCTTGCGGTGGGTGTTGAGGGCGGTGTAGAGGACGCCGGCGGCGAGGGCGCCGATCACCTCGGCGGCCAGGTAGACGGGCAGCTGGTCCCAGTGGACCGTGCCGTTGAAGAGCTCGCCGGTGATCATCGGGCCGAGCGTCCTGGCCGGGTTGATGGACGCCGCGGTGGCGGGCGCCACCGGAATGATGATCGCGAACACGCCGAGGCCGATGGCCAGGCCCGCGAAGCCGCCGGCCGCGCGCCGGTCGATGGCCCCGAAGACGATGAACGCGAGGATGAACGTGCCGATGGCTTCGGCGAAGAAGGCCTGCCCCGCGCCGACACCGGTGCCGTAGGCGGCGATACCGAGGCCGACATCGACCGCCTTCTTCCCCAGCACCCCCACGATCGCAAGCGCCCCCAGCACCGCACCGGCCACCTGGGCCGCGATGTAGCCGGGGACGTCCCGCCAGGGCATCTTCTTCGTGGCCGCCAGCGCCAGGGTGATGGCCGGGTTGATCTGGCAGCCGGAGATATGGCCGATCGCATAGACCATCGCGATGACCGCGGTGGCGAACGCGAGCGAGATCATTCCCAGCTGCGCCATGGTGAACGGGGCATCGCCGCCGACGATGAGC
This portion of the Streptomyces sp. NBC_01750 genome encodes:
- the dhaK gene encoding dihydroxyacetone kinase subunit DhaK, coding for MKKLINAPEAVLDEALAGIAAAHPELKVDAENKVITRAGGTRAGKVALLSGGGSGHEPLHGGFVGLGMLDAACPGEVFTSPVPGQMLIAAQSVNGGSGVLFIVKNYTGDVLNFQMAAELATEEGITVETVLVDDDVAVQDSTWTAGRRGTGATVFVEKIAGALAERGADLAAVAEMAKRVNAASRSFAVALTACTTPASGKPGFDLPEDEMEVGVGIHGEPGRRREKLRSAKEIVATALDAILADQPLAAGEETIVMVNGLGGTPLIELYVVFNEAAEVLAAKNVTIARRLVGNYVTSLDMAGVSITVCKADADMLALWDAPVNTPALRWGA
- a CDS encoding MIP/aquaporin family protein; this translates as MEENTYPQKLLAEMLGTAVLVFIGVGSVPATLIVGGDAPFTMAQLGMISLAFATAVIAMVYAIGHISGCQINPAITLALAATKKMPWRDVPGYIAAQVAGAVLGALAIVGVLGKKAVDVGLGIAAYGTGVGAGQAFFAEAIGTFILAFIVFGAIDRRAAGGFAGLAIGLGVFAIIIPVAPATAASINPARTLGPMITGELFNGTVHWDQLPVYLAAEVIGALAAGVLYTALNTHRKAAAAHAAGNRAVEPADAQGALS